One Caulobacter segnis genomic window carries:
- a CDS encoding SPFH domain-containing protein — MSETHTINPTVERPHGGMGGGLPLLALPFLLAGGIFAFSQTQPVIGGVLVFLFVLVSCGFYSLQPNEAYAITLFGSYVGTDRKTGLRWILFWYGRKKISLRVRNVTSEMLKVNDKRGNPIEIAANIVWRVRDSAQALYDVDDYIAFVNIQIETGLREVASHYAYDHAEEGEPTLRAHAEVVGDRLRKDLQERTAVAGVAIDEAHLMHLAYAPEIAGSMLKRQQAEAVLAARRTIVAGAVDMVESALSQLSERGVVSLDDERRASMVSNLLVVLCADREAQPVVNTGTLYG, encoded by the coding sequence ATGTCCGAGACCCACACCATCAATCCGACCGTCGAGCGTCCCCACGGCGGCATGGGCGGCGGCCTGCCGCTGCTGGCCCTGCCGTTCCTGCTGGCCGGCGGGATCTTCGCGTTCTCGCAGACACAGCCGGTGATCGGCGGCGTGCTGGTGTTCCTGTTCGTGCTGGTCTCGTGCGGCTTCTATTCGCTGCAGCCGAACGAGGCCTACGCCATCACCCTGTTCGGCTCGTATGTCGGCACCGATCGTAAGACTGGCCTGCGCTGGATCCTGTTCTGGTACGGCCGCAAGAAGATCAGCCTGCGCGTCCGCAACGTCACCAGCGAGATGCTGAAGGTGAACGACAAGCGCGGCAATCCGATCGAGATCGCCGCCAACATCGTCTGGCGGGTGCGGGATTCGGCCCAGGCCCTGTACGACGTCGACGACTATATCGCCTTCGTGAACATCCAGATCGAGACCGGCCTGCGCGAGGTCGCCTCGCACTACGCCTACGATCACGCCGAGGAGGGCGAGCCGACCCTGCGCGCCCATGCAGAGGTGGTCGGCGATCGCCTGCGCAAGGACCTGCAGGAGCGGACGGCCGTGGCCGGCGTCGCCATCGACGAGGCCCACCTGATGCACCTGGCCTACGCCCCCGAGATCGCCGGCTCGATGCTGAAGCGCCAGCAGGCCGAGGCCGTGCTGGCCGCTCGCCGGACGATCGTGGCCGGCGCCGTCGACATGGTCGAGAGCGCCCTGAGCCAGCTCAGCGAACGCGGCGTTGTCAGTCTGGACGACGAGCGCCGGGCCTCGATGGTCTCGAATCTGCTGGTGGTCCTGTGCGCCGACCGCGAGGCCCAGCCCGTGGTCAACACCGGCACGCTGTACGGCTGA
- a CDS encoding HU family DNA-binding protein, with the protein MTTKAELVTAIAEKAGINKNQAKDALEAFIDAVTDSLKSGQDVRLVGFGTFKAVTRAAGTARNPRTGETVNRPASKTARFQVGEGLKSSLNG; encoded by the coding sequence ATGACCACAAAAGCCGAACTCGTTACGGCGATCGCCGAGAAGGCGGGCATCAACAAGAACCAGGCCAAGGACGCGCTGGAAGCTTTCATCGACGCCGTCACCGACTCGCTCAAATCGGGTCAGGACGTTCGCCTGGTCGGCTTCGGCACCTTCAAAGCCGTGACCCGAGCCGCCGGCACCGCCCGGAACCCGCGCACCGGCGAGACGGTCAACCGTCCCGCGTCGAAGACCGCGCGCTTCCAGGTCGGCGAAGGCCTGAAGTCCTCGCTGAACGGCTAA
- the lon gene encoding endopeptidase La produces the protein MSELRTLPVLPLRDIVVFPHMVVPLFVGRDKSVRALEEVMRGDKQILLVTQKNSADDDPAPGDIFDVGVLATVLQLLKLPDGTVKVLVEGKGRAAVVKFTDQESFYEAQIGEVSEDEGAGPEAEALSRAVVEQFENYVKLNKKVPPEALASIPQIAEPGKLADSIAAHLSVKIGDKQHLLEIFDVVKRLEKVFALMEGEISVLQVEKKIRSRVKRQMEKTQREYYLNEQMKAIQRELGDPDDSRDELIDLEKRIKKTKLSKEARTKAESELKKLRNMSPMSAESTVVRNYLDWLLSIPWGKAKTKKIDLAEAEEILDADHYGLEKVKERILEYLAVQARTNSLKGPILCLVGPPGVGKTSLGKSLAKATGREFVRMSLGGVRDEAEIRGHRRTYIGSMPGKVVQSMKKAKTTNAFVLLDEIDKMGSDYRGDPASALLEVLDPSQNSTFGDHYLEVDYDLSQVMFVTTANSLNMPQPLLDRMEIIRIPGYTEDEKLEIAKRHILPKLIKDHGLKSAEFIVPDKAIRDLIRYYTREAGVRSLERELGALARKTVRDLAREKLVSITIDDERLAKYAGVKKYRYGETDEVDQVGIVTGLAWTEFGGDILTIEAVKMPGKGRMSITGNLKEVMKESISAANSYVRSRSLQFGIKPPVFEKTDVHIHVPDGATPKDGPSAGAAMGLAIVSVLTGIPIRKDIAMTGEITLRGRVTAIGGLKEKLLAALRSGVKTVLIPQENEKDLADVPQSVKDGLEIIPVSTMDEVLKHGLTGPLTPVEWNEADEPIAAGAKKDEGDADAVLTH, from the coding sequence ATGTCCGAACTACGTACGCTTCCTGTCTTGCCGCTGCGGGATATCGTTGTGTTCCCGCACATGGTGGTGCCGCTCTTCGTGGGCCGCGACAAATCCGTGCGCGCCCTCGAGGAAGTGATGCGCGGCGACAAGCAGATTCTGCTCGTCACCCAGAAGAACTCGGCGGATGATGATCCGGCGCCGGGCGACATCTTCGACGTCGGCGTGCTGGCCACCGTGCTGCAGCTGCTGAAGCTGCCCGACGGCACCGTCAAGGTGCTGGTCGAGGGCAAGGGCCGCGCCGCCGTCGTGAAGTTCACCGACCAGGAGTCCTTCTACGAAGCCCAGATCGGCGAGGTCAGCGAGGACGAAGGCGCCGGCCCCGAGGCCGAGGCCTTGTCGCGCGCGGTCGTCGAGCAATTCGAAAACTACGTCAAACTGAACAAGAAGGTGCCGCCTGAGGCCCTGGCGTCGATCCCTCAGATCGCCGAGCCGGGCAAGCTGGCCGACAGCATCGCCGCCCACCTGTCGGTGAAGATCGGCGACAAGCAGCACCTGCTGGAAATCTTCGACGTCGTGAAGCGCCTGGAGAAGGTCTTCGCCCTCATGGAGGGCGAGATTTCGGTGCTGCAGGTCGAGAAGAAGATCCGCTCGCGCGTGAAGCGCCAGATGGAGAAGACCCAGCGCGAGTACTATCTGAACGAACAGATGAAGGCGATCCAGCGCGAGCTGGGCGACCCGGATGACTCGCGCGACGAGCTGATCGATCTCGAGAAGCGCATCAAGAAGACCAAGCTTTCCAAGGAAGCCCGCACCAAGGCCGAGAGCGAGCTGAAGAAGCTGCGCAACATGAGCCCGATGTCGGCCGAGAGCACCGTGGTCCGCAACTATCTGGACTGGCTTCTGTCGATCCCGTGGGGCAAGGCCAAGACCAAGAAGATCGACCTGGCGGAGGCCGAGGAAATCCTCGACGCCGATCACTACGGTCTGGAAAAGGTCAAGGAACGGATCCTCGAGTACCTGGCCGTCCAGGCCCGGACCAACTCGCTCAAGGGCCCGATCCTGTGCCTCGTCGGTCCTCCCGGCGTTGGCAAGACCTCGCTGGGCAAGTCGCTGGCCAAGGCGACGGGCCGCGAGTTCGTGCGCATGAGCCTCGGCGGCGTGCGTGACGAGGCCGAGATCCGCGGTCACCGCCGCACCTACATCGGCTCGATGCCCGGCAAGGTCGTCCAGTCGATGAAGAAGGCCAAGACCACGAACGCCTTCGTCCTGCTGGACGAGATCGACAAGATGGGCAGCGACTACCGCGGCGATCCCGCCTCGGCGTTGCTGGAAGTGCTGGATCCGTCGCAGAACTCGACGTTCGGCGACCACTATCTGGAGGTCGACTACGACCTGAGCCAGGTGATGTTCGTCACGACGGCCAACAGCCTGAACATGCCCCAGCCGCTGCTGGATCGCATGGAGATCATCCGCATCCCCGGCTACACCGAGGACGAGAAGCTGGAGATCGCCAAGCGGCACATCCTGCCCAAGCTGATCAAGGACCACGGCCTGAAGTCGGCCGAGTTCATCGTTCCGGACAAGGCGATCCGCGACCTGATCCGCTACTACACCCGGGAAGCCGGCGTGCGGTCGCTGGAGCGGGAACTGGGCGCCCTGGCGCGCAAGACGGTCCGTGACCTGGCCCGCGAGAAGCTGGTCTCGATCACGATCGACGACGAGCGCCTGGCCAAGTACGCCGGCGTCAAGAAGTACCGCTACGGTGAGACCGACGAGGTCGACCAAGTCGGCATCGTCACCGGTCTGGCCTGGACGGAATTCGGCGGCGACATCCTGACCATCGAAGCCGTGAAGATGCCGGGCAAGGGTCGCATGTCGATCACCGGCAACCTCAAGGAGGTGATGAAGGAGTCGATCTCGGCGGCCAACAGCTACGTTCGCTCGCGGTCGCTGCAGTTCGGCATCAAGCCGCCAGTCTTCGAGAAGACCGACGTCCACATCCACGTGCCGGATGGCGCCACGCCCAAGGACGGTCCGTCCGCAGGCGCGGCCATGGGCCTGGCCATCGTCTCGGTCCTGACGGGGATCCCGATCCGCAAGGACATCGCCATGACCGGCGAGATCACCTTGCGCGGCCGGGTCACCGCCATCGGCGGCCTGAAGGAGAAGCTGCTGGCGGCCCTGCGCTCGGGCGTGAAGACCGTCCTGATCCCGCAGGAGAACGAGAAGGACCTCGCGGATGTGCCCCAGAGCGTCAAGGACGGTCTGGAAATCATCCCGGTCTCGACCATGGACGAGGTGCTCAAGCACGGCCTCACCGGCCCGCTGACGCCCGTCGAATGGAACGAGGCCGACGAGCCGATTGCTGCGGGTGCGAAGAAGGATGAGGGCGACGCGGACGCCGTTCTCACCCACTAA